The Mobula birostris isolate sMobBir1 chromosome 11, sMobBir1.hap1, whole genome shotgun sequence genome has a segment encoding these proteins:
- the LOC140205543 gene encoding prestin-like — MLGSSESFRSSDRNADASGSTIPLVRTDRNYSFAAKTPHRVSYTGDIPYFHRIDHYNAEKLCEYERKASELTLPVSYNLKKLLRRVFPFFRWFPAYQIKTWIIGDLLSGINVGLLTIPLSLAFAVCAGEPAVNGLYTSFVTTILYCLLGTTQHLSYGTSAITALLIAKSTSHTEAQEPVSDSDCSPKCSRELHLVTLTCLSGVILILMGICRLSFLRTYISKPVMLGFRAGTALHLLIIFLTVLLGIDGPFHHGPLTLVYTFKDIIANASKINIASVITGLTTLAFLTPFKVINYIYSKHLIPVEFIAIVISMFLTFWLELEHSYNIRLINNYPFTLPQPTLPSFSSISSVAVDAVAISLVTFAVSISLGSENSKKHNQSYHPHQETIVLGVCDLLLSFLGTFAACGVWEQTVVQEKACGQTQAAGLVAAALSLIALLCAGSLLPLVPKAVLAAIVISNLGWYFKFFWKYRLACKKRKYELVVGMVTFLAVCLLGVDIGLGVGIIFSILLTLNRLQRPSIAILGHIPNTENYVDLSMEKTAKEIVGIKIIKIFDSIYYGNVDYLLSCLKVKVNRHLWYGGNSGSNNELYSVEDKYHMLIESTQFLSMDESALRRINRTASYRRRISKQTAVVHTVILDCRSVSFMDDEGTNALIYLFKKYQSVGIGFILAGCSGGVLKTIQQLGYFKSTSQSFTFSSVHDAVLFALQQAAERNQSLRGSKCILETDNERVTECDSTEIKMDANNSINEDFRPKERGEDISDQRTGIKSTNLRIIEYESAL; from the coding sequence ATGCTTGGAAGTTCAGAATCCTTTCGGTCCAGTGACAGAAATGCTGATGCGTCTGGTTCAACCATCCCTCTGGTCAGAACCGACAGAAACTACTCTTTTGCTGCAAAGACACCACATAGAGTTTCATATACTGGTGACATTCCTTATTTTCATCGCATAGATCACTATAATGCAGAAAAATTGTGCGAATATGAGAGAAAAGCATCTGAATTAACATTACCTGTTTCATACAATTTAAAGAAATTATTACGGCGAGTTTTTCCTTTTTTTAGATGGTTTCCTGCTTATCAAATAAAAACATGGATTATAGGAGATCTACTGTCTGGAATTAATGTGGGTCTACTCACAATTCCTCTATCCCTTGCTTTTGCAGTATGTGCTGGAGAACCAGCTGTTAATGGACTCTATACGAGTTTTGTTACCACCATCTTATATTGTCTTCTGGGCACAACTCAACATCTGTCCTATGGAACATCTGCAATCACCGCTCTTCTCATTGCCAAGAGCACAAGCCATACTGAAGCTCAAGAACCTGTTTCTGACAGCGACTGTTCTCCAAAATGTTCAAGAGAACTGCATTTGGTTACACTCACTTGTCTTTCTGGAGTTATTTTAATTTTGATGGGAATTTGTCGCCTCAGTTTCCTAAGGACTTATATCTCCAAGCCTGTTATGCTTGGCTTCAGAGCTGGAACAGCTTTGCACTTATTAATCATCTTCCTTACTGTATTACTTGGTATTGAtgggccatttcatcatggtcccTTAACACTTGTTTATACCTTCAAAGACATAATTGCAAATGCAAGTAAGATAAACATTGCCTCAGTGATTACAGGTTTGACAACTTTGGCGTTTCTGACACCTTTTAAGGTAATAAACTACATCTATAGTAAGCATCTTATACCTGTAGAGTTTATTGCAATAGTTATTTCTATGTTTTTGACATTCTGGTTGGAACTAGAGCACAGCTATAATATCAGACTGATAAATAATTACCCATTTACTTTGCCGCAACCCACCCTTCCTTCTTTCTCCTCAATATCCAGTGTTGCAGTAGATGCTGTTGCCATCTCACTTGTAACCTTTGCGGTTAGCATCTCGTTAGGGAGTGAAAATtccaaaaagcacaaccaaagttATCATCCGCACCAGGAGACCATTGTGCTGGGGGTCTGTGATCTGTTGCTATCATTTCTGGGTACTTTTGCTGCGTGTGGGGTTTGGGAACAAACCGTGGTACAGGAAAAAGCCTGTGGTCAAACGCAAGCTGCAGGGTTGGTAGCAGCTGCTCTGAGTCTTATAGCTCTGCTTTGTGCAGGATCACTGCTTCCATTAGTGCCAAAAGCAGTCCTTGCTGCCATTGTGATTTCAAATCTGGGATGGTACTTCAAGTTTTTCTGGAAATACCGTTTAGCATGTAAGAAGCGCAAATACGAGCTTGTGGTTGGAATGGTAACATTTTTGGCTGTTTGTCTTTTAGGCGTAGACATTGGTTTAGGAGTAGGCATAATTTTTTCCATTTTGCTCACTCTAAACAGACTACAAAGACCTTCTATTGCCATTTTGGGTCATATTCCCAATACAGAAAACTATGTAGATTTGTCCATGGAGAAAACTGCCAAAGAAATAGTTGGCATTAAAATTATAAAAATATTTGATTCTATTTATTATGGGAATGTCGATTATTTATTGTCCTGTTTGAAAGTTAAGGTGAATCGTCACCTTTGGTATGGAGGAAATTCAGGAAGCAATAATGAATTATACAGTGTGGAAGATAAATATCATATGTTGATAGAATCGACACAGTTCCTTTCAATGGATGAAAGTGCTTTGAGGCGAATCAATCGTACTGCATCATATAGGCGTAGAATATCCAAACAAACTGCGGTTGTTCATACTGTTATTTTGGACTGCAGGTCAGTTAGCTTTATGGATGATGAAGGGACTAATGCATTAATTTATCTATTTAAGAAATATCAGAGTGTGGGCATTGGTTTTATTCTTGCTGGCTGTTCAGGTGGAGTTTTAAAGACTATACAACAACTCGGTTATTTCAAATCAACAAGCCAGAGCTTCACCTTCAGCAGTGTCCACGACGCTGTACTATTTGCCCTGCAACAAGCAGCAGAGAGAAACCAGAGTCTCCGAGGATCCAAGTGCATTCTTGAGACAGACAATGAAAGGGTAACCGAATGCGACTCCACTGAAATTAAGATGGATGCAAATAACAGCATAAATGAAGACTTTAGGCCAAAGGAGCgaggagaggatatttccgaTCAAAGGACAGGTATTAAATCAACAAATCTGAGGATTATTGAATATGAGTCAGCCTTATAA